From the Vicinamibacteria bacterium genome, one window contains:
- a CDS encoding bifunctional (p)ppGpp synthetase/guanosine-3',5'-bis(diphosphate) 3'-pyrophosphohydrolase has protein sequence MIRFEDIYETVKRHHPGADLEILRKAYVFSAVEHKGQTRASGEPYLVHPLEVAAILAELRMDPACVAVGLLHDVLEDTLTDPERIKEYFGADVLHIVEGVTKIGKIPLSTSEERQAENYRKMLLAMVDDIRVILVKLADRLHNMRTLQYLPEDRRVRIARETMDIYAPLAGRLGMSKIKNELEDLSFQYLEPEAYKDLSVRVEERRKQATAFIEKVKATVAEKLKVAAIEASLEGRIKRLYSIHHKLRRQRIDLDQVYDFVALRILVRSIPDCYAALGVLHNMWRPVPGRIKDFIAMPRPNGYQSLHTSVIGEEGHPFEIQIRTQEMHGVAEEGIAAHWKYKEGRTGFDKEDHAFSWLRQLLEWQQEVKDPHEFLNSLKLDLYPEEVYCFTPKGEVKTLPRGASPVDFAYAIHTEVGNQCVGARVSGKMVPLRYKLKNGDIVEILTGSGHHPSRDWLALTVTNKARAKIRHYLNVAEKQQAVDIGKKHCERELKRYDITLKKLLADPAKVEALAQDLGVGTKLDDLFAAVGYGKLSMRQVLARLVPAEKLEAPPAPDKPRPLAEAVKRLLRVGEERIKVRGTDDLLVYRAKCCNPIMGEPIVGYITRGKGVSVHSQSCPNVVNLLYDPERRMAVEWEHGSEGAYDVRIAVDVEDRPGLLAAITAVLAGMSTDIRDAQVRTFDDRTASIELTLRINDLKHLDKVVKSVRGVAGVIDVERQAVPR, from the coding sequence ATGATCAGGTTCGAGGACATCTACGAGACCGTCAAGCGCCATCACCCGGGCGCCGACCTGGAGATTTTGCGCAAGGCCTACGTTTTCTCCGCGGTCGAGCACAAGGGACAGACCCGCGCCTCGGGCGAACCCTACCTTGTGCACCCCCTGGAAGTGGCCGCCATTCTGGCCGAGCTGCGCATGGACCCCGCCTGCGTGGCGGTGGGCCTGCTCCACGACGTGCTCGAAGACACCCTGACCGACCCCGAGCGGATCAAGGAGTACTTTGGGGCCGACGTCCTCCACATCGTGGAGGGGGTCACCAAGATCGGCAAGATCCCCCTTTCTACCTCCGAGGAGCGCCAAGCCGAGAACTACCGCAAGATGCTCCTGGCCATGGTGGACGACATTCGCGTCATCTTGGTCAAGCTCGCCGACCGCCTCCACAACATGCGGACCCTCCAGTACCTGCCAGAGGACCGCCGGGTTCGCATCGCGCGCGAGACCATGGACATCTACGCTCCCCTGGCCGGACGCCTGGGGATGAGCAAGATCAAGAACGAGCTGGAGGATCTCTCTTTCCAGTACCTGGAACCCGAGGCCTACAAGGACCTCTCGGTCCGGGTGGAGGAGCGCCGCAAGCAGGCTACCGCGTTCATCGAGAAGGTGAAGGCCACAGTGGCGGAGAAGCTGAAGGTGGCCGCCATCGAGGCCAGCTTGGAGGGGCGCATCAAGCGCCTTTACTCCATCCACCACAAGCTGCGCCGGCAGCGGATCGACCTCGACCAGGTCTACGACTTCGTGGCCCTGCGCATCCTGGTTCGCTCCATCCCGGATTGCTACGCCGCCCTGGGGGTGCTCCACAACATGTGGCGGCCGGTGCCCGGCCGGATCAAGGACTTCATCGCCATGCCGCGCCCGAACGGCTACCAGTCCCTGCACACTTCCGTGATCGGGGAGGAGGGCCACCCCTTCGAGATCCAGATCCGGACCCAGGAGATGCACGGGGTGGCGGAGGAAGGGATCGCCGCCCACTGGAAGTACAAAGAAGGCCGCACCGGCTTCGACAAGGAGGACCACGCCTTCTCCTGGCTGCGCCAGCTCCTGGAGTGGCAGCAGGAGGTCAAGGACCCCCACGAGTTTCTGAACTCGTTGAAGCTGGATCTGTATCCGGAGGAGGTGTACTGCTTCACCCCCAAGGGAGAGGTGAAGACCCTGCCCCGCGGCGCCTCCCCCGTGGACTTCGCCTACGCCATCCACACCGAGGTCGGCAACCAGTGCGTGGGGGCGCGGGTCAGCGGCAAGATGGTCCCCCTCCGCTACAAGCTCAAGAACGGAGACATCGTCGAGATCCTGACCGGGAGCGGCCACCATCCCAGCCGCGACTGGCTGGCCCTGACCGTGACCAACAAGGCGCGGGCCAAGATCCGTCACTACCTCAACGTGGCGGAGAAGCAGCAGGCCGTGGACATCGGCAAGAAGCACTGCGAGCGGGAGCTGAAGCGCTACGACATCACTCTCAAGAAGCTCCTGGCCGATCCCGCCAAGGTCGAGGCCCTAGCCCAGGACCTCGGGGTGGGGACCAAGCTCGACGACCTCTTCGCCGCCGTCGGCTACGGCAAGCTCTCCATGCGCCAGGTCCTTGCCCGGCTGGTTCCCGCGGAAAAGCTGGAGGCTCCGCCCGCCCCCGACAAGCCGCGCCCGCTCGCGGAGGCGGTGAAGCGCCTGCTCCGGGTGGGGGAGGAGCGGATCAAGGTCCGGGGGACCGACGATCTCCTCGTCTACCGGGCCAAGTGCTGCAACCCCATCATGGGCGAGCCCATCGTGGGCTACATCACGCGGGGCAAGGGGGTTTCCGTGCACAGCCAGAGCTGCCCCAACGTGGTGAACCTGCTCTACGACCCCGAGCGCCGGATGGCGGTGGAGTGGGAGCACGGCAGCGAAGGGGCCTACGATGTCCGCATCGCGGTGGACGTGGAGGACCGGCCCGGCCTCCTGGCCGCCATCACCGCCGTGCTCGCGGGCATGAGCACGGACATCCGCGACGCGCAGGTGCGCACGTTCGACGATCGCACCGCCTCCATCGAGCTCACCCTTCGCATCAACGACTTGAAGCACCTGGACAAGGTCGTGAAATCGGTGCGGGGGGTGGCGGGGGTGATCGACGTGGAGCGGCAGGCCGTTCCCCGCTGA
- a CDS encoding tetratricopeptide repeat protein, producing MRTRYQALAIVALVPLLAGVGCSRVKAKAAFKDGNRLYKEENFRKAMEVYERAVTQDPSMAEAHFYLASSAQALYRPGKEGAENKELLDKSIEHYKLALDGNKADSVNLKRLRLNTLGALTGIYSEPPYQDFEKALSYAQQLLKDNPNDTRNLYAIANLYEKFGKIQEAEETYNKVVELNPKDVKACGALAAFYNKPLWDGKSKFDQAIQVLERCASLDPNDASGYYKVATFYWDKAYRDPLLTDAQKDTYSDKGLEEIEKALKIRPEYWEAIISKGLLYRVKAQVAKNPKQRQQFLEQAQTLQKQAMEMRKEQQAQGGPGAVTPTPGSPEAPAPH from the coding sequence ATGAGAACCCGCTATCAGGCCTTGGCGATCGTCGCGCTCGTGCCCCTCCTGGCGGGCGTGGGTTGCAGTCGGGTCAAGGCCAAGGCCGCGTTCAAGGACGGCAACCGGCTCTACAAGGAAGAGAACTTCCGGAAGGCGATGGAGGTCTACGAGCGGGCGGTGACCCAGGATCCCAGCATGGCCGAGGCCCACTTCTACTTGGCCAGCTCGGCGCAGGCCCTCTACCGCCCCGGCAAGGAGGGGGCCGAGAACAAGGAGCTCTTGGACAAGTCGATCGAGCACTACAAGCTGGCCCTGGACGGGAACAAGGCCGACAGCGTGAACCTGAAGAGGCTGCGCCTCAACACTCTAGGCGCCCTCACCGGCATCTACTCGGAGCCGCCCTACCAGGACTTCGAGAAGGCCTTGAGCTACGCCCAGCAGCTCCTCAAGGACAACCCCAACGACACCCGGAACCTCTACGCCATCGCCAACCTCTACGAGAAGTTCGGCAAGATCCAGGAGGCGGAGGAGACCTACAACAAGGTCGTGGAGCTGAACCCCAAGGACGTCAAGGCCTGCGGAGCCCTGGCCGCCTTCTACAACAAGCCCCTCTGGGACGGAAAGTCGAAGTTCGACCAGGCCATTCAAGTGCTCGAGCGCTGCGCGAGCCTAGATCCCAACGATGCCTCCGGCTATTACAAGGTGGCGACCTTCTACTGGGACAAGGCCTACCGGGATCCTCTCCTGACCGACGCCCAGAAGGACACCTACTCGGACAAGGGGCTGGAGGAGATCGAGAAGGCCCTGAAGATCCGGCCCGAGTACTGGGAGGCCATCATCTCGAAGGGCCTCCTCTACCGGGTGAAAGCCCAGGTGGCCAAGAACCCCAAGCAGCGGCAGCAGTTCCTGGAGCAGGCCCAGACGCTCCAGAAGCAGGCGATGGAGATGCGCAAGGAGCAGCAGGCGCAGGGTGGACCGGGAGCGGTGACCCCGACCCCCGGGTCTCCCGAGGCGCCGGCCCCCCACTAG
- a CDS encoding biopolymer transporter ExbD: protein MANAKHGRKRRWIVHSHEATQPESVGSKSDINITPLIDVMLVLLIIFMVVTPLAQRGLDIALPQPPPPNQPEQPQKQNPVVLGIEEGAITVNKNPVALEELEARLKDIFQTRSDKTIFVRASGKVPYGKVVQAMDIARGAGVERIGIISEKMIEEAGGVVPGGAP, encoded by the coding sequence ATGGCCAACGCGAAGCATGGCCGAAAGCGAAGGTGGATCGTCCACTCCCACGAGGCCACCCAACCCGAGTCCGTCGGCTCCAAGTCCGATATCAACATCACCCCCTTGATCGACGTCATGCTGGTGCTGCTCATCATCTTTATGGTGGTGACGCCGCTCGCCCAGAGGGGGCTGGACATTGCCCTCCCCCAGCCGCCCCCGCCGAACCAGCCGGAGCAGCCGCAGAAGCAGAACCCGGTGGTCCTGGGCATCGAGGAGGGGGCCATCACCGTGAACAAGAACCCGGTGGCCCTCGAGGAGCTGGAGGCGCGCCTCAAAGACATCTTCCAGACCCGGTCGGACAAGACAATCTTCGTCCGCGCCTCCGGCAAAGTCCCCTACGGCAAGGTCGTCCAGGCCATGGACATCGCGCGGGGGGCGGGGGTGGAGCGGATCGGGATCATCTCGGAGAAGATGATCGAGGAGGCGGGGGGCGTGGTGCCGGGCGGAGCGCCCTAG
- a CDS encoding biopolymer transporter ExbD has product MSMAVGKKGAAMADINVTPMADIMIVLLIIFMVITPMLQKGIDVKLPVAGNTKDRKDEPKTIMVAVRKDTTTYLSGIKLASQADLVPQIKERLQDLPEGQRMVFLKADEGLPYSEVMKVMDLCREAGVEEVALIAERAVQG; this is encoded by the coding sequence ATGTCAATGGCGGTCGGCAAGAAGGGGGCGGCGATGGCGGACATCAACGTCACCCCCATGGCTGACATCATGATCGTCCTTCTCATCATCTTCATGGTCATCACGCCCATGCTCCAGAAGGGAATCGACGTGAAGCTCCCGGTGGCCGGGAACACGAAGGACCGGAAGGACGAGCCCAAGACCATCATGGTGGCGGTGCGGAAGGACACCACGACCTACCTGAGCGGCATCAAGCTCGCCAGCCAGGCCGACCTCGTGCCCCAGATCAAGGAACGCCTGCAGGACTTGCCCGAGGGGCAGCGCATGGTGTTCCTGAAGGCGGACGAGGGCCTCCCCTACTCCGAGGTCATGAAGGTTATGGACCTCTGTCGCGAGGCGGGGGTGGAGGAAGTGGCCCTCATCGCGGAGAGGGCGGTCCAGGGGTGA
- a CDS encoding MotA/TolQ/ExbB proton channel family protein has protein sequence MQFDIRTMFEHMGGVAWGVVIVLLIMSMYSIAVMIERYWTYSQATKQSRQYAPEVARFLKQGKIKEAIDASHGVGVKYSHLAKVLVVGLQEWQYQQEMGEAERDKEAAVDAAKRAIQRATAVNLADLKRGLSGLATIGSTAPFVGLFGTTFGIINAFSGMALTGSGGIAAISAGIAEALITTAFGLFVAVPAVWAYNYFGGKVEGFNVEMDNSSSELLDYFIKKGA, from the coding sequence ATGCAGTTCGATATTAGGACCATGTTCGAGCACATGGGAGGCGTTGCGTGGGGCGTCGTCATCGTGCTCTTGATCATGTCCATGTACTCAATCGCGGTGATGATCGAGCGGTACTGGACCTACTCCCAGGCCACCAAGCAATCGCGCCAGTACGCCCCCGAGGTGGCCCGCTTCCTGAAGCAGGGGAAGATCAAGGAGGCCATCGACGCGTCCCATGGCGTGGGGGTGAAGTACTCCCATCTGGCCAAGGTTCTGGTGGTGGGCCTGCAGGAGTGGCAGTACCAGCAGGAGATGGGGGAGGCGGAGAGGGACAAGGAAGCGGCGGTGGACGCGGCCAAACGCGCCATCCAGCGCGCCACCGCGGTCAACCTGGCCGACCTCAAGCGCGGTCTCTCCGGCCTGGCCACCATCGGGTCCACGGCCCCCTTCGTGGGTCTCTTCGGGACCACCTTCGGGATCATCAACGCCTTCTCGGGCATGGCCCTGACCGGCTCCGGCGGCATCGCCGCGATCTCGGCGGGGATCGCGGAGGCCCTCATCACCACCGCCTTCGGGCTCTTCGTGGCCGTGCCCGCGGTCTGGGCCTACAACTACTTCGGGGGCAAGGTCGAGGGGTTCAACGTGGAGATGGACAACAGCAGCTCCGAGCTCCTCGACTACTTCATCAAGAAGGGCGCCTAA
- a CDS encoding TonB family protein — protein MERRLFEDLIESDVVAHKTSQSKTIPVSLTLHAILLLVIIVVPILSPAELPEPAAAVKAFFVDPVSAPAPPPPPPPPAPKATIVKTPPKPEIDTTPKFQAPVDVPEQIKPEEGLDLGVEGGVAGGVEGGVPGGVVGGVVGGLPDAPAPVQAVRVGGQIKEPKKLKHVNPVYPDIAKQARVQGMVILECTISPQGRVTDVKVLRGLPLLDASAVEAVKQWVYTPTLLNGVPVPVIMTVTVNFKLN, from the coding sequence ATGGAACGCAGGCTCTTCGAAGACCTTATCGAGTCGGACGTGGTGGCGCACAAAACCTCGCAATCGAAGACGATCCCTGTCTCCCTCACCCTTCATGCCATCCTTCTTCTCGTCATCATCGTGGTGCCGATCCTGAGCCCGGCCGAGCTGCCCGAGCCGGCGGCGGCGGTGAAGGCCTTCTTCGTGGATCCGGTCTCGGCTCCGGCGCCTCCGCCCCCCCCACCTCCGCCCGCCCCCAAGGCGACGATAGTCAAGACCCCGCCCAAGCCGGAGATCGATACCACCCCCAAGTTCCAGGCTCCGGTGGACGTTCCCGAGCAGATCAAGCCCGAGGAGGGCCTCGACCTGGGCGTGGAGGGCGGCGTGGCGGGCGGGGTTGAGGGCGGCGTCCCTGGCGGGGTGGTGGGCGGAGTCGTGGGCGGACTCCCGGATGCCCCCGCTCCCGTGCAGGCCGTGCGCGTGGGGGGGCAGATCAAGGAGCCCAAGAAGCTCAAGCACGTCAACCCCGTCTACCCCGACATCGCGAAACAGGCCCGGGTTCAGGGCATGGTCATCCTCGAGTGCACGATCAGCCCCCAGGGCAGGGTCACGGACGTGAAAGTGCTGCGGGGACTTCCGCTGCTGGACGCCTCCGCCGTCGAGGCCGTGAAGCAGTGGGTCTACACCCCGACCCTGCTCAACGGCGTCCCCGTCCCCGTGATCATGACCGTCACTGTCAACTTCAAGCTTAATTAA
- a CDS encoding TonB family protein, translating into MSGAAHHPAPLEPPPPQWPREDRLFSELVVSGPPPRRPWRAVEVSMVFHVTAVALLILVPLLWPGSSPEQPDYIRALLYDPPPPPPPPLPKGSSLVKKIERAKPVTPDTKPEDPKFSVQIETPKKEEKLTPEDKAPESEQTGSETGSEMGLNEGQEGGVDGGQVGGVLGGQLGGVIGGTGTGPVLDYDQPPRLILGAKPIYPQEAFVKKIEGTVVLEIVIDANGYVVRERVIQSIPLLDAAAINAVKKWVFAPALKHGRPVMIIANAPVVFRIF; encoded by the coding sequence ATGAGCGGTGCGGCGCACCATCCGGCACCCCTCGAGCCCCCGCCGCCCCAGTGGCCCCGTGAAGACAGGCTCTTCTCGGAGCTCGTCGTCTCGGGGCCCCCCCCGCGCCGGCCCTGGCGGGCGGTCGAGGTCTCCATGGTCTTCCACGTGACCGCGGTGGCCCTGCTCATCCTGGTTCCTCTGCTCTGGCCCGGCTCCTCCCCCGAGCAGCCGGACTACATTCGCGCCCTGCTCTACGATCCGCCCCCGCCGCCCCCGCCCCCCTTGCCCAAGGGCAGCTCCCTCGTCAAGAAGATCGAGCGCGCCAAGCCGGTGACGCCGGATACCAAGCCGGAGGACCCCAAGTTCTCGGTCCAGATCGAGACCCCCAAGAAAGAGGAGAAGCTCACCCCCGAGGACAAGGCTCCCGAGTCCGAGCAGACGGGGAGCGAGACGGGCAGCGAGATGGGCCTCAACGAGGGGCAGGAGGGCGGCGTCGACGGCGGGCAGGTGGGGGGCGTGCTCGGCGGACAGCTGGGGGGCGTGATCGGCGGCACCGGGACGGGACCCGTCCTGGACTACGACCAGCCCCCGCGGCTCATCTTGGGCGCCAAGCCGATATACCCGCAGGAGGCCTTCGTAAAGAAGATAGAGGGCACCGTCGTCCTGGAGATTGTCATCGACGCCAACGGGTACGTGGTGCGGGAGCGGGTCATCCAATCCATTCCCCTGCTGGACGCTGCCGCCATCAATGCGGTCAAGAAATGGGTCTTCGCCCCCGCCCTGAAGCACGGCCGGCCGGTGATGATCATCGCCAACGCCCCCGTCGTTTTCCGCATCTTCTAG
- the secF gene encoding protein translocase subunit SecF, with product MEILKNPHYDFLGKTKFFVTLSILFIASGLLTIKTRGIHYGVEFSGGTSLIVRFSAPPQTDRVRGAADKEAPGAVIQTYGEAAKNQVLIRIAGINEAELDTHARRVLESLDKNYSENKVIESSSEIVGPIVGQELRQKAIQLTAWGLLFQLLYIWFRFKGFIWGTAASLAALHDVLICVGFLAFFNYEITLNVIAALLTLVGYSVNDTIVIFDRVRENLRQRRKEPLAKVLNDSINQTLSRTMIGNGVTFLAVLGLYLFGGEVLRAFGFAMVVGVLVGTYSTIFIATPLVLWWNVISQRRRPPAIKAAL from the coding sequence ATGGAGATCCTCAAGAACCCCCACTACGACTTCCTGGGCAAGACGAAGTTCTTCGTGACCCTGAGCATCCTCTTCATCGCCTCCGGCCTCTTGACCATCAAGACACGGGGAATCCACTACGGGGTCGAGTTCTCGGGGGGGACCTCTCTCATCGTCAGGTTCAGCGCCCCGCCCCAGACCGACAGGGTGCGGGGGGCGGCAGACAAAGAGGCCCCCGGGGCCGTCATCCAGACCTATGGCGAGGCGGCCAAGAACCAGGTCCTCATCCGCATCGCGGGCATCAACGAGGCGGAGCTGGACACCCACGCCCGGCGCGTGCTCGAGTCCCTGGACAAGAACTACTCCGAGAACAAGGTGATCGAGTCCTCCTCGGAGATCGTGGGCCCCATCGTGGGCCAGGAGCTCAGGCAGAAGGCCATCCAGCTCACCGCCTGGGGCCTCCTCTTCCAGCTCCTGTACATCTGGTTCCGTTTCAAGGGCTTCATCTGGGGAACCGCGGCTTCCCTGGCCGCCCTCCACGACGTCCTCATCTGCGTGGGCTTCCTGGCCTTCTTCAACTACGAGATCACCTTGAACGTCATCGCCGCCCTCCTCACCCTGGTGGGCTACAGCGTGAACGACACCATCGTGATCTTCGACCGCGTGCGCGAAAACCTGCGCCAGCGGCGTAAGGAACCCCTGGCCAAGGTCCTGAACGACTCCATCAACCAGACCTTGTCGCGCACCATGATCGGGAACGGAGTCACCTTCCTGGCCGTGCTCGGCCTCTACCTCTTCGGGGGCGAGGTGCTGCGCGCCTTCGGCTTCGCCATGGTGGTGGGTGTCCTGGTGGGGACCTACTCCACGATCTTTATCGCCACCCCCCTCGTGCTCTGGTGGAACGTCATCTCCCAGAGGCGGCGGCCGCCGGCCATCAAGGCCGCGCTGTAG
- the secD gene encoding protein translocase subunit SecD: MPPALENPLVLWFVVSAALGGLAYAFLRKELHVRATAYGALLTGCLVLVWPPFDRDGRPGKIKLGLDLRGGMHLVLQVVVDDAYNATIDDAVQTTRDQCTRKGIVFGSAQRVSSTAFSLDGVEPARVKDARDILKDFFRDGWDIREPAEGSFQVQMTELQQRNIKDRTVKEAIRTLERRVNELGVAEPVIAAQGKNGDQILVQLPGVTDVEQAKSVIKRTAQLSLKLVEDQAPSREALLQNFQGKLPDNMEVVQGQGETPGQPAFYLVRREAVITGRDLKTARSAVDPQTNGREVAFGLNPQGAEKFKRATGANIGRHLAIILDGRVESAPVIQGQISDSGRITGRYSLEQADELAKVLRAGALPATLKYLQQLTVGASLGRDSIRSGVVASVFGMAFITVFMLVYYRLSGLNAVVALTANLLMLLGAMAYLGATLTLPGIAGVILTIGVGVDTNVLVFERIREELRNGKTVRVAIQNGFDRVLITIIDTHATALIAAAFLFQFGTGPIKGFAVTLVIGLLANVVASFFMSKFLFEWVLGKRQVATLSI, encoded by the coding sequence ATGCCCCCCGCGCTCGAGAACCCCCTCGTGCTGTGGTTCGTGGTCTCGGCCGCCCTGGGCGGCCTGGCCTACGCCTTCCTGCGCAAGGAACTTCACGTTCGGGCCACCGCATACGGCGCCCTCCTCACCGGCTGCCTGGTCCTGGTCTGGCCCCCCTTCGACCGGGATGGCCGGCCCGGAAAGATCAAGCTCGGCCTGGACCTGCGCGGGGGGATGCACCTCGTGCTCCAGGTGGTGGTGGACGACGCCTACAACGCCACCATCGACGACGCCGTGCAGACTACCCGCGACCAGTGCACCCGCAAGGGCATCGTCTTCGGTTCCGCCCAGCGCGTGAGCAGCACCGCCTTCTCGCTCGATGGGGTGGAGCCGGCGCGGGTCAAGGATGCCCGCGACATCCTGAAGGATTTCTTCCGCGACGGCTGGGATATCCGGGAGCCCGCGGAGGGGAGCTTCCAGGTCCAGATGACGGAGCTGCAGCAACGCAACATCAAGGACCGAACGGTGAAGGAGGCGATAAGGACGCTGGAACGCCGCGTCAACGAGCTGGGGGTGGCGGAGCCGGTGATCGCGGCCCAGGGCAAGAACGGTGACCAGATCCTGGTGCAGCTCCCGGGCGTGACCGACGTGGAGCAGGCCAAGTCCGTGATCAAGCGCACGGCCCAGCTCTCGCTTAAGCTCGTGGAGGACCAGGCCCCCAGCCGCGAGGCCCTGCTGCAGAATTTCCAGGGCAAGCTCCCCGACAACATGGAGGTGGTCCAGGGCCAGGGCGAGACCCCCGGCCAGCCGGCCTTCTACCTCGTGCGTCGCGAGGCCGTGATCACCGGGCGCGACCTGAAGACCGCCCGCTCCGCCGTCGATCCCCAGACCAACGGGCGCGAGGTGGCGTTCGGGCTGAACCCCCAGGGGGCGGAGAAGTTCAAGCGCGCCACCGGCGCCAACATCGGCCGCCACCTGGCCATCATCCTCGACGGCCGCGTCGAGTCGGCCCCGGTGATCCAGGGCCAGATCTCGGATTCGGGCCGCATCACCGGCCGCTACAGCCTGGAGCAGGCGGACGAGCTGGCCAAGGTGCTGCGGGCGGGGGCCCTGCCCGCCACCCTCAAGTACCTGCAGCAATTGACGGTGGGGGCCTCCCTGGGCCGCGACTCCATCCGCTCCGGGGTGGTCGCTTCCGTCTTCGGCATGGCCTTCATCACCGTGTTCATGCTCGTCTACTACCGGCTCTCGGGCCTGAACGCGGTGGTGGCCCTGACCGCCAACCTCCTCATGCTGCTCGGGGCCATGGCCTACCTGGGGGCCACCCTCACCCTGCCCGGCATCGCGGGCGTCATCCTCACCATTGGCGTGGGGGTGGACACCAACGTGCTCGTCTTCGAGCGCATCCGCGAGGAGCTGCGCAACGGCAAGACGGTGCGGGTGGCGATCCAGAACGGCTTCGACCGCGTGCTGATCACGATCATCGACACCCATGCCACCGCGCTCATCGCCGCCGCCTTCCTCTTCCAGTTCGGCACCGGCCCCATCAAGGGCTTTGCCGTCACCCTCGTCATCGGCCTCCTGGCCAACGTGGTCGCATCCTTTTTCATGAGCAAGTTCCTCTTCGAGTGGGTCCTGGGCAAGCGCCAGGTCGCCACCCTCAGCATCTAA
- the yajC gene encoding preprotein translocase subunit YajC has protein sequence MDPRMLLALAGSPQGGESNPFGSLILMGLIFAIFYFILIMPMRNKQKKLEELVKALKAGDKVILNPGIFGTIVGVEDDAFQVRIDEKTRIKVLKSAVSGLQGQPTETEKK, from the coding sequence ATGGATCCACGGATGCTCCTGGCCCTGGCCGGCTCGCCCCAAGGCGGCGAGAGCAACCCCTTCGGGAGCCTCATCCTCATGGGGCTCATCTTCGCCATCTTCTACTTCATTCTCATCATGCCCATGCGGAACAAGCAGAAGAAGCTGGAAGAGCTGGTGAAGGCCCTGAAAGCCGGGGACAAGGTCATCCTGAACCCGGGCATCTTCGGGACCATCGTGGGGGTGGAAGACGACGCCTTCCAGGTGCGCATCGACGAGAAGACCCGGATCAAGGTCCTGAAAAGCGCGGTGTCCGGGCTCCAGGGCCAGCCTACGGAAACGGAGAAGAAGTAG
- the tgt gene encoding tRNA guanosine(34) transglycosylase Tgt: MTTFSFALEATDGRARAGKLETPHGTVETPAFMPVGTAGAVKAVTGRDLREVGAQILLANTYHLMLRPGDAQVAELGGLHGFTGWTGPFLTDSGGYQVFSLANLRRLTEEGVTFKSHLDGSAHLLTPERSVEIQERLGADIIMAFDECPPGHAERAVVEEAVARTTRWARRSREAHARRDQWLFGIVQGGTHLDLRERSAGEIVALDFPGHGIGGVSVGEPSDSRAPVLELMDRTLPHEKPRYLMGVGTPGDILEAVARGVDLFDCVLPTRNARNGQLFTRKGRLSIRNARFRGDPRPPDPDCPCPTCRTASRAYLRHLHLAGEITAATLITIHNLFFYLDTLRGMRQSIRLCRFEEFRSDTLRALSSEGDDPA; the protein is encoded by the coding sequence ATGACCACGTTCTCCTTCGCCCTCGAGGCCACGGACGGTCGGGCCCGGGCGGGGAAGCTCGAGACCCCGCACGGGACGGTGGAGACGCCGGCCTTCATGCCGGTGGGGACGGCGGGGGCGGTGAAAGCGGTGACGGGGCGGGACCTCCGGGAGGTGGGCGCCCAGATCCTCCTCGCCAACACCTACCATCTCATGCTCCGGCCCGGCGACGCCCAAGTGGCGGAGCTGGGCGGTCTGCATGGCTTCACCGGCTGGACCGGCCCCTTCCTCACCGACAGCGGGGGCTACCAGGTCTTCAGCCTGGCCAATCTCCGGCGGCTGACCGAGGAGGGCGTGACTTTCAAGAGCCATCTGGACGGGTCCGCGCACCTCCTCACTCCCGAGCGGTCGGTGGAGATCCAGGAGCGGTTGGGGGCGGACATCATCATGGCCTTCGACGAGTGCCCCCCCGGACATGCCGAGCGCGCGGTGGTGGAGGAGGCGGTGGCCCGCACCACTCGCTGGGCGCGGCGCAGCCGGGAAGCCCACGCCCGCCGCGACCAGTGGCTGTTCGGGATCGTCCAAGGGGGGACCCACCTCGACCTCCGCGAGCGGAGCGCGGGCGAGATCGTGGCCCTCGATTTTCCCGGCCACGGCATCGGGGGGGTCTCGGTGGGAGAGCCGAGCGACTCGCGGGCCCCGGTGCTGGAGCTCATGGACCGCACCCTGCCCCATGAGAAGCCGCGTTACCTGATGGGCGTGGGCACCCCCGGAGATATTCTGGAGGCGGTGGCCCGGGGGGTCGACCTTTTCGACTGCGTGCTGCCCACGCGGAACGCGCGCAATGGGCAGCTCTTCACCCGGAAAGGCCGCCTCTCCATCCGCAACGCCCGCTTCCGCGGCGACCCCCGGCCCCCCGATCCGGACTGCCCCTGCCCCACCTGCCGGACCGCCTCCCGCGCCTACCTGCGCCACCTCCACCTCGCGGGGGAGATCACGGCCGCCACCCTCATCACGATCCACAACCTTTTCTTCTACCTTGACACCCTCCGGGGGATGAGGCAGAGTATCCGTTTGTGTCGATTCGAAGAGTTCCGGTCCGACACCCTGCGCGCCCTCTCCAGCGAGGGGGACGATCCCGCATAG